A region from the Triticum aestivum cultivar Chinese Spring chromosome 3D, IWGSC CS RefSeq v2.1, whole genome shotgun sequence genome encodes:
- the LOC123079194 gene encoding reticulon-4-interacting protein 1, mitochondrial has protein sequence MWWRAVARARRRIPGARPVSTAAAGKSGREVVVPRFGGPEVLQLRQGVPAPDLKPGEVLVRARAVSINPLDLRMRAGYGRCIFEPLLPLIIGRDISGEVAATGTSVSSFYIGQEVFGALHPTAIRGTCADYAVLSQDELTSKPSTLTHVEASAIPFAALTAWRALYGTAGISKGQRLLVLGGGGAVGLSAVQLAVAAGCSVSATCGAQSIEQVLAAGAEKAIDYATEDTESTVTGKFDAVLDTIGVAETERIGINLLRRGGHYMTLQGEAASLADRYGLYVGLPAATATLLKKQMQYRCSHGIEYWWTYMRADPDGLHEIQRLSGAGKLQIPVEKTFPISQVREAHEAKEKRLVPGKVVLEFD, from the exons ATGTGGTGGAGGGCGGTGGCCAGGGCTCGCCGCCGGATCCCGGGAGCGCGGCCcgtgtcgacggcggcggcggggaagagcGGCCGCGAGGTGGTGGTGCCGCGGTTCGGCGGGCCGGAGGTGCTGCAGCTGAGGCAGGGGGTGCCCGCGCCCGATCTGAAGCCCGGCGAGGTGCTTGTGCGCGCGCGCGCCGTCTCCATCAACCCCCTCGACTTGCGA ATGCGGGCTGGCTATGGCCGTTGCATATTCGAGCCACTCCTACCTCTCATCATTGGCCGGGACATCAGTGGTGAAGTCGCAGCTACAGGGACTTCTGTGTCGTCATTCTATATTGGGCAAGAAGTGTTTGGTGCCTTGCATCCAACAGCGATTAGAGGGACATGTGCTGATTATGCAGTTCTTTCACAGGATGAGCTTACTTCTAAACCATCTACGCTCACTCATGTG GAGGCCAGTGCAATTCCCTTTGCTGCGTTGACTGCGTGGCGTGCTTTATATGGTACTGCTGGAATTTCTAAAGG ACAAAGATTACTTGTGCTTGGTGGAGGAGGAGCAGTTGGGCTTTCTGCTGTTCAGCTTGCGGTAGCTGCAGGGTGTAGTGTTTCAGCTACCTGTGGAGCCCAAAGTATTGAGCAAGTTTTGGCAGCCGGTGCTGAAAAGGCTATTGATTACGCCACTGAG GATACTGAATCAACAGTTACAGGAAAGTTTGATGCTGTGTTAGACACAATAGGAGTAGCTGAAACTGAAAGAATTGGTATTAATCTTCTGAGAAGAGGCGGACATTATATGACCCTTCAG GGAGAGGCAGCTTCACTAGCAGATAGATATGGATTATATGTGGGACTTCCTGCTGCTACCGCTACTTTACTGAAGAAACAGATGCAGTATCGTTGTTCTCATGGGATAG AGTACTGGTGGACATACATGAGAGCTGATCCTGACGGTCTCCATGAGATCCAGAGGCTGTCCGGAGCTGGAAAACTACAGATACCTGTGGAGAAGACTTTTCCTATCAGCCAAGTAAGAGAAGCTCATGAGGCCAAGGAGAAAAGACTGGTGCCTGGCAAGGTGGTTCTAGAGTTCGACTAG
- the LOC123079195 gene encoding OPA3-like protein, which produces MVLPLMKLGLLAFRTLSKPVANKLKRNAGIHPRFRGFIIDVAQANHRLATNMQRRLIGRATDIHIRPLNEEKAIQAATDLLGELFIFSVACGAIIFEVHRSGKSEARKEEARKKALEEIREKMEELEREKQMMKLRVAEVERVTGVGGGWPWVLPRAFTSGAAQAEPEPEPAAQQPTAA; this is translated from the exons ATGGTGCTGCCACTGATGAAGCTCGGCTTGCTCGCGTTCCGGACGCTGAGCAAGCCCGTCGCCAATAAACTCAAGCGCAACGCCGGCATCCACCCCAGGTTCCGCGGGTTCATCATCGACGTCGCGCAG GCAAACCATCGTTTAGCAACAAACATGCAGAGGCGGCTTATTGGACGTGCAACTGACATTCACATTCGGCCCCTGAATGAAGAGAAAGCTATTCAAGCTGCTACAGATCTTCTTGGTGAACTGTTCATTTTCTCG GTTGCTTGTGGTGCAATAATCTTTGAGGTTCATAGAAGTGGCAAGTCAGAAGCCAGAAAAGAAGAGGCCCGTAAGAAGGCACTGGAG GAAATAAGGGAAAAGATGGAGGAACTCGAGAGGGAAAAGCAGATGATGAAGCTGAGGGTGGCGGAGGTGGAGCGGGTGACCGGGGTAGGGGGCGGGTGGCCGTGGGTTCTTCCAAGGGCCTTCACTTCCGGTGCCGCCCAGGCAGAGCCAGAGCCAGAGCCAGCAGCTCAGCAGCCCACGGCTGCTTAG
- the LOC123079198 gene encoding uncharacterized protein, giving the protein MSAAQAASAILRPSASAPLREVAFFFTDNHNPSPARLCIRRRSAERTFAGLQIAASNFNRSRICHVKSGEADGYPKTEEDKLADEETLQHNLDRAIREEDYARAAKIRDDLRILHEDTEASVLAANTRFYNAFKNGDFTAMYSIWAKGDHVYVVHPGAGRISGYDVVLQSWEMVCNADYEFPLNIDLKNIEVHVRGDLGYVTCLELVKTKGKSWGKQIATNVFEKTDGTWYICIHHASHIEE; this is encoded by the exons ATGTCGGCGGCGCAGGCTGCGAGCGCCATCTTGCGGCCGTCCGCGAGTGCGCCGCTCAGGGAAGTGGCGTTCTTCTTCACCGATAACCACAACCCCTCCCCGGCTCGCCTCTGCATCCGACGACGCAGTGCGGAGAGAACCTT TGCAGGGCTTCAAATTGCAGCCTCCAACTTCAACAGATCCAGAATTTGCCATGTTAAAAGTGGCGAGGCTGATGGCTATCCAAAAACTGAAGAAGATAAGTTAGCTGACGAAGAAACCCTTCAGCATAATTTGGACAGAGCTATCCGGGAAGAAGATTATGCCCGTGCTGCCAAAATCAGGGATGATCTGCGCATCCTCCATGAGGATACTGAAGCTTCCGTCCTTGCAGCAAATACACGATTCTACAACGCTTTCAAGAATGGAGATTTTACTGCAATGTACTCTATCTGGGCTAAAGGAGACCATGTGTATGTTGTCCATCCCGGTGCAGGTCGGATATCCGGTTATGATGTGGTCTTGCAAAGCTGGGAGATGGTGTGCAACGCGGACTATGAGTTCCCTCTAAACATTGATCTTAAGAACATAGAGGTTCATGTGCGTGGTGACCTTGGTTATGTTACATGCTTGGAGTTGGTCAAGACCAAAGGAAAATCTTGGGGGAAGCAAATTGCCACCAACGTCTTCGAGAAGACAGATGGCACATGGTATATCTGCATTCACCATGCTTCACACATTGAAGAATGA
- the LOC123074757 gene encoding trans-resveratrol di-O-methyltransferase-like — protein sequence MPSTPRRCHEEHCQCRSGVETDLFIRAPLPSPQRRTTTYKSKLQSEETGFPSLLPPEQQPEGEGASALAGGDRWKKIASLVASPVATARLSQVPTPIKHIVMDANRDSSLATGDELLQAQAELWNHVFAYTKSMSLRCAVELGIPDAVHRRGGSITVLDLVAELSLPPSRTPYLRRLMRLLAHAGFFDAGSAPDTYGLTLLSRLLVSAPGAGQGLSPFALAMLHPIVVSPSMSLAAWFRAADDAARVPFATAHGGREFYAVAKENPEFGAAFNDAMACDGRFVMDLIVRGHGQDLFRGIASLVDVGGGSGAAARAIAAAFPRVKCSVLELPHVVASVPPGDGGVEFVAGDMFERVPKADAVLLKWILHGWGDEECVKILRRCREAVPAGGRVIVMDLVVGSSPADARATETQLLWDVMMMGVVGSPERDEREWRKIFDDAGFSGYKILAILGIRSVIEVYP from the exons atgccatcaactccgagacgcTGCCATGAAGAACACTGCCAGTGTAGGAGTGGAGTTGAGACAGATTTATTCATCCGGGCGCCGCTCCCATCACCCCAACGGCGCACCACGACCTACAAATCCAAGCTACAGAGCGAAGAAACGGGGTTCCCCTCTCTCCTTCCGCCGGAGCAGCAACCGGAGGGAGAGGGGGCCAGCGCCCTCGCCGGTGGAGATCGATGGAAGAAGATCGCCTCCCTAGTCGCCTCGCCCGTGGCGACGGCTAGG CTCTCCCAAGTCCCTACACCAATCAAGCACATTGTCATGGACGCTAACCGTGACTCCAGCCTCGCCACCGGCGACGAGCTCCTCCAAGCGCAGGCCGAGCTGTGGAACCACGTCTTCGCGTACACCAAGTCTATGTCCCTCCGCTGCGCCGTCGAGCTTGGCATCCCCGACGCCGTCCACCGCCGCGGCGGCTCCATCACTGTGCTCGACCTCGTCGCCGAGCTCTCCCTGCCCCCCTCCAGGACGCCCTACCTGCGCCGCCTCATGCGTCTGCTCGCGCACGCCGGTTTCTTCGACGCCGGGTCAGCGCCAGACACCTACGGGCTCACCCTGCTCTCACGCCTCCTCGTCTCGGCGCCCGGCGCGGGGCAGGGCCTCTCGCCGTTCGCGCTCGCCATGCTGCACCCCATCGTCGTGTCCCCGTCCATGTCGCTGGCGGCGTGGTTCCGCGCGGCCGACGACGCGGCGCGCGTGCCGTTCGCGACCGCGCACGGCGGGCGCGAGTTCTATGCGGTGGCGAAGGAGAACCCGGAGTTCGGCGCGGCGTTCAACGACGCCATGGCATGCGACGGCCGCTTCGTGATGGACCTGATCGTGCGCGGCCACGGGCAAGACCTGTTCCGGGGGATCGCCTCGCTGGTGGACGTCGGCGGAGGGTCCGGCGCCGCCGCCAGGGCCATCGCCGCCGCGTTCCCCCGCGTCAAGTGCAGCGTCCTGGAGCTGCCGCACGTCGTCGCGAGCGTCCCGCCGGGCGACGGGGGCGTGGAGTTCGTCGCCGGGGACATGTTCGAGCGCGTCCCGAAGGCCGACGCCGTCCTCCTCAAG TGGATTTTGCACGGGTGGGGGGACGAGGAGTGCGTGAAGATACTGCGGCGGTGCAGGGAGGCGGTGCCGGCAGGCGGCAGGGTGATCGTTATGGACCTGGTGGTGGGGTCGAGCCCGGCGGACGCGAGGGCCACGGAGACGCAGCTGCTGTGGGACGTGATGATGATGGGTGTGGTGGGGAGCCCGGAGCGGGACGAGCGCGAGTGGCGCAAGATATTCGACGACGCGGGATTCAGCGGCTACAAGATCCTGGCCATCCTCGGGATCCGGTCGGTGATCGAGGTTTACCCttag
- the LOC543118 gene encoding auxin response factor 3 encodes MGPSSCSTSSPRPRLIPRPPAFNRAPPFPDGTAGLRAGAMGIDLNAAGEPGKAAAAVSVCRDLWHACAGPVVALPRRGSAVVYLPQAHLAAAGGGGDVPVALPPHVACRVVDVELCADPATDEVYARLALVAEGEVFEKNMGGGRFEGEDDMEDGDGERKSRMLHMFCKTLTASDTSTHGGFSVPRRAAEDCFPPLDYQQIRPSQELVAKDLHGAKWRFRHIYRGQPRRHLLTTGWSSFVNKKKLVSGDAVLFLRGDDGELRLGVRRAIQLKNEALLKAFNSNSSKIHTLSAVANSLKHRSVFHICYNPRAAASEFIIPYWKFLKSLNRPFCIGMRFKIQYGSEDVNERRSGMITGINDVDPIRWTGSKWKSLLVRWEDGTDCNSQNRLSPWEIEIVGGSVSIAQSLSASSSKRTKLCPQGNVDVPTLYGNGRPDSVGADKLPRVLQGQELMGSGTHRVTCPPQPGGATEFRRSDGTGFLANTRSCMLSGPASRFPPQSPYFAYQPVGFGESVGFPEVLQGQEVSQTVPLFQGIVSDTCSAKGGYGLYNYMRTSSAMNGGFSSAAQGYPLSLSTPPPAEAASPSSAAVPPQLWLASKSNEEAANGSQLNQFGIPKSPGDGAAKLGSDGRKVARTSCMLFGFSLTEKMLPTEEDCAKEGSHEADCQNPRMLDLFGYNRATPGALHALCAAPLGI; translated from the exons ATGGGGCCCTCCTCCTGCTCCACATCCTCCCCGCGGCCGCGGTTGATTCCTCGCCCGCCTGCTTTTAACCGCGCCCCCCCTTTTCCGGACGGGACGGCTGGGCTGCGGGCGGGCGCCATGGGCATCGATCTCAACGCGGCGGGCGAGcctggcaaggcggcggcggcggtgtcggtGTGCCGGGACCTGTGGCACGCCTGCGCGGGGCCGGTCGTGGCGCTGCCGCGCAGGGGCAGCGCGGTCGTCTACCTGCCGCAGGCGCacctcgcggcggccggcggcggaggggaCGTGCCGGTGGCCCTGCCGCCGCACGTGGCGTGCCGCGTGGTGGACGTCGAGCTATGC GCGGATCCGGCGACCGACGAGGTCTACGCGCGGCTGGCTCTGGTTGCGGAGGGCGAG GTCTTTGAGAAGAACATGGGAGGTGGGAGGTTTGAAGGGGAAGATGACATGGAGGATGGCGATGGAGAAAGGAAGTCCCGGATGCTGCACATGTTCTGCAAGACACTAACGGCCTCTGACACAAGCACACACGGGGGATTCTCTGTTCCCCGCCGTGCTGCAGAGGACTGTTTCCCTCCACTG GACTACCAGCAGATCAGGCCTTCCCAAGAGCTTGTTGCAAAGGATTTGCATGGAGCGAAGTGGAGGTTCCGCCATATCTATAGAG GTCAACCACGTAGGCATCTTTTAACGACTGGATGGAGTTCATTTGTCAATAAAAAGAAACTTGTCTCTGGGGATGCAGTCTTATTTCTCCG TGGTGATGATGGTGAACTACGACTTGGTGTAAGGAGAGCCATTCAGCTTAAAAATGAGGCCCTTCTGAAAGCTTTCAATAGCAACAGCTCAAAGATACACACACTGTCTGCTGTGGCTAATTCCTTGAAACATAGAAGTGTTTTTCACATCTGTTACAATCCAAG AGCTGCTGCATCCGAATTTATTATTCCGTACTGGAAGTTCCTGAAGAGCCTGAATCGTCCATTTTGTATTGGAATGAGGTTTAAGATTCAGTACGGGAGTGAAGATGTTAATGAGAG GCGATCTGGAATGATTACAGGTATTAATGATGTAGACCCCATTAGGTGGACTGGTTCAAAATGGAAAAGCCTGCTG GTAAGATGGGAGGATGGCACAGACTGTAATAGCCAAAATAGACTATCTCCGTGGGAGATCGAGATAGTTGGTGGCTCGGTCTCTATTGCTCAGTCTCTGTCAGCATCCAGTTCTAAACGAACTAAACTGTGCCCTCAGGGCAATGTGGACGTCCCAACTCTGT ATGGAAATGGTCGTCCGGACTCCGTGGGAGCTGATAAACTCCCCAGGGTCTTGCAAGGTCAAGAATTGATGGGTTCTGGAACTCATCGTGTTACATGTCCTCCTCAGCCAGGTGGCGCCACAGAATTCAGGCGTTCTGATGGTACGGGGTTCCTTGCTAATACACGAAGCTGCATGCTGAGTGGTCCAGCAAGCAGGTTTCCACCTCAAAGCCCCTATTTCGCCTACCAACCTGTAGGCTTCGGTGAATCCGTTGGGTTCCCGGAGGTCTTGCAAGGTCAAGAAGTTTCTCAGACGGTTCCTCTGTTCCAAGGAATTGTGTCTGATACATGTTCCGCAAAAGGGGGATATGGGCTGTACAACTACATGCGCACCTCGTCTGCCATGAACGGAGGGTTTTCATCTGCAGCTCAGGGGTATCCTCTCTCCCTGTCTACTCCGCCGCCAGCAGAGGCGGCTTCGCCCTCATCCGCAGCGGTTCCACCACAGCTTTGGCTGGCAAGCAAGAGCAACGAAGAAGCTGCGAATGGCAGCCAGCTTAACCAATTTGGAATTCCAAAGTCTCCTGGTGATGGCGCTGCTAAGCTTGGGTCTGATGGAAGGAAGGTTGCCAGAACGAGTTGCATGCTTTTCGGGTTTTCCTTGACTGAGAAGATGTTGCCAACGGAAGAAGACTGTGCCAAGGAAGGGAGCCATGAAGCCGACTGTCAGAATCCGCGGATGCTAGACTTGTTTGGATACAACCGCGCTACCCCCGGCGCTCTTCATGCCCTCTGCGCCGCTCCCCTGGGAATATGA